In one window of Escherichia coli DSM 30083 = JCM 1649 = ATCC 11775 DNA:
- the rsxB gene encoding electron transport complex subunit RsxB, whose translation MNAIWIAVAAVSLLGLAFGAILGYASRRFAVEDDPVVEKIDEILPQSQCGQCGYPGCRPYAEAISCNGEKINRCAPGGEAVMLKIAELLNVEPQPLDGEAQELTPARMVAVIDENNCIGCTKCIQACPVDAIVGATRAMHTVMSDLCTGCNLCVDPCPTHCISLQPVAETPDSWKWDLNTIPVRIIPVEHHA comes from the coding sequence ATGAATGCTATCTGGATTGCCGTTGCCGCCGTGAGCCTGCTGGGCCTGGCGTTTGGCGCCATTCTGGGTTATGCCTCCCGCCGTTTTGCGGTGGAAGACGATCCGGTCGTTGAGAAAATTGACGAAATCTTACCGCAGAGCCAGTGTGGTCAGTGCGGTTATCCCGGCTGTCGCCCCTACGCGGAAGCCATCAGCTGTAACGGTGAAAAAATCAACCGTTGCGCCCCAGGTGGCGAAGCTGTGATGCTAAAAATTGCCGAGTTGCTTAATGTCGAGCCGCAGCCGCTGGATGGCGAAGCGCAAGAGCTAACGCCAGCGCGGATGGTGGCGGTGATTGATGAAAATAACTGTATTGGCTGCACTAAATGTATTCAGGCGTGTCCGGTAGACGCCATCGTTGGCGCTACCCGCGCCATGCATACGGTAATGAGTGATCTCTGTACGGGCTGCAATTTATGTGTTGATCCGTGCCCGACGCACTGCATCTCGTTGCAACCGGTCGCAGAAACTCCTGACTCCTGGAAATGGGATCTGAACACCATTCCCGTGCGTATCATTCCCGTGGAACACCATGCTTAA
- the rsxA gene encoding electron transport complex subunit RsxA: MTDYLLLFVGTVLVNNFVLVKFLGLCPFMGVSKKLETAMGMGLATTFVMTLASICAWLIDTWILIPLNLIYLRTMAFILVIAVVVQFTEMVVRKTSPVLYRLLGIFLPLITTNCAVLGVALLNINLGHNFLQSALYGFSAAVGFSLVMVLFAAIRERLAVADVPAPFRGNAIALITAGLMSLAFMGFSGLVKL; the protein is encoded by the coding sequence ATGACTGACTACCTGTTACTGTTTGTCGGAACTGTACTGGTCAATAACTTTGTACTGGTCAAGTTTCTCGGTCTCTGTCCGTTTATGGGGGTTTCCAAAAAGCTGGAAACCGCGATGGGCATGGGGCTGGCAACAACGTTTGTGATGACGCTGGCGTCTATTTGCGCCTGGCTTATCGATACGTGGATTTTGATCCCACTTAATCTGATATACCTGCGCACCATGGCGTTTATTCTGGTGATTGCTGTGGTTGTGCAGTTCACCGAAATGGTGGTGCGCAAAACCAGCCCGGTACTTTACCGTCTGCTGGGGATTTTTTTGCCGCTTATCACTACCAACTGTGCCGTGCTCGGCGTGGCGTTGCTGAATATCAATCTCGGGCACAATTTCTTGCAGTCAGCACTGTACGGTTTTTCCGCCGCTGTCGGTTTCTCGCTGGTGATGGTGCTCTTCGCCGCCATCCGCGAACGCCTTGCTGTGGCTGATGTCCCGGCACCTTTTCGCGGTAATGCCATTGCGTTAATTACCGCAGGTCTTATGTCTCTGGCCTTTATGGGCTTTAGTGGTTTGGTGAAGTTGTAA
- the ydgK gene encoding DUF2569 domain-containing protein has product MTTTTPQRIGGWLLGPLAWLLVALLSTTLALLLYTAALSSPQTFQTLGGQALTTQILWGVSFITAIAMWYYTLWLTIAFFKRRRCVPKHYIIWLLISVLLAVKAFAFSPVEDGIAVRQLLFTLLATALIVPYFKRSSRVKATFVNP; this is encoded by the coding sequence ATGACCACCACAACGCCACAACGTATTGGAGGCTGGTTGCTTGGCCCGTTGGCCTGGCTTTTAGTCGCTCTGTTGAGTACGACGCTGGCGTTGTTGCTGTATACCGCTGCGTTATCTTCTCCGCAAACATTTCAAACGCTCGGCGGACAAGCACTGACGACACAAATCTTATGGGGCGTTTCTTTTATTACCGCTATCGCCATGTGGTATTACACACTGTGGTTGACCATCGCTTTCTTTAAACGTCGGCGTTGTGTTCCTAAACACTATATTATCTGGCTGCTTATTTCCGTATTGCTGGCAGTAAAAGCGTTCGCTTTTTCACCCGTAGAAGATGGCATAGCCGTTCGCCAGTTGCTGTTTACTTTGTTGGCAACCGCATTGATCGTCCCCTATTTCAAACGCTCGTCGCGGGTGAAAGCGACGTTTGTGAATCCGTAA
- the ydgT gene encoding transcription modulator YdgT has product MTVQDYLLKFRKISSLESLEKLYDHLNYTLTDDQELINMYRAADHRRAELVSGGRLFDLGQVPKSVWHYVQ; this is encoded by the coding sequence ATGACTGTTCAGGACTACTTATTAAAATTTCGCAAAATCAGTTCACTCGAAAGTCTGGAAAAACTCTACGATCATCTTAATTACACCCTGACGGACGATCAGGAACTGATCAATATGTATCGTGCTGCCGATCACCGTCGCGCAGAGCTGGTTTCTGGCGGGCGTTTGTTTGACCTCGGCCAGGTACCGAAGTCCGTCTGGCACTATGTCCAGTAA
- the blr gene encoding division septum protein Blr, which translates to MNRLIELTGWIVLVVSVILLGVASHIDNYQPPEQSTTVQHK; encoded by the coding sequence ATGAATCGTCTTATTGAATTAACAGGTTGGATCGTTCTTGTCGTTTCAGTCATTCTTCTTGGCGTGGCGAGTCACATTGACAACTATCAGCCACCTGAACAGAGTACTACAGTACAACACAAGTAA
- the ydgJ gene encoding oxidoreductase, giving the protein MSDNIRVGLIGYGYASKTFHAPLIAGTPGLELAVISSSDETKVKADWPTVTVVSEPKHLFNDPNIDLIVIPTPNDTHFPLAKAALEAGKHVVVDKPFTVTLSQARELDALAKSLGRVLSVFHNRRWDSDFLTLKGLLAEGVLGEIAYVESHFDRFRPQVRDRWREQGGPGSGIWYDLAPHLLDQAITLFGLPVSMTVDLAQLRPGAQSTDYFHAILSYPQRRVILHGTMLAAAESARYIVHGSRGSYVKYGLDPQEERLKNGERLPQEDWGYDMRDGVLTRVEGEERVEETLLTVPGNYPAYYAAIRDALNGDGENPVPASQAIQVMELIELGIESAKHRATLCLA; this is encoded by the coding sequence ATGAGCGACAACATCCGTGTTGGGTTGATTGGGTATGGTTATGCGAGCAAAACCTTCCATGCGCCCCTGATTGCGGGCACGCCCGGGCTGGAGCTGGCGGTAATCTCCAGCAGCGATGAAACAAAAGTAAAAGCTGACTGGCCAACGGTTACGGTTGTCTCTGAGCCGAAGCATCTGTTTAACGATCCCAACATAGACCTGATTGTCATTCCTACACCCAACGATACCCATTTTCCGTTAGCCAAAGCGGCGCTTGAGGCGGGTAAACATGTGGTCGTTGATAAACCCTTTACCGTGACACTGTCACAAGCGCGAGAGCTGGATGCGCTGGCAAAAAGCCTGGGGCGAGTGCTGTCTGTATTCCATAACCGTCGCTGGGATAGCGATTTCCTGACGCTTAAAGGTTTGCTCGCGGAAGGCGTGCTGGGTGAAATTGCTTACGTTGAGTCCCATTTTGACCGCTTCCGCCCGCAGGTGCGCGATCGTTGGCGTGAACAGGGCGGCCCAGGCAGCGGTATCTGGTACGATTTAGCACCGCACCTTCTTGATCAGGCCATTACGTTATTTGGTTTACCGGTTAGCATGACGGTAGATTTGGCACAGTTACGGCCCGGAGCGCAGTCGACCGATTATTTCCACGCTATCTTGTCCTATCCGCAGCGGCGAGTGATTTTACACGGCACCATGCTGGCAGCAGCCGAGTCAGCACGGTATATCGTGCATGGATCCCGAGGCAGTTATGTGAAATATGGCCTCGATCCACAGGAAGAACGTCTGAAAAATGGCGAGCGTCTGCCGCAGGAAGACTGGGGCTACGATATGCGCGATGGCGTACTTACCCGCGTGGAAGGTGAGGAACGTGTCGAAGAAACGCTGTTGACAGTGCCGGGGAATTATCCGGCTTACTATGCGGCTATTCGTGATGCGTTAAATGGCGATGGTGAAAATCCGGTTCCGGCAAGTCAGGCAATCCAGGTAATGGAGTTGATTGAGCTGGGCATCGAATCCGCCAAACATCGCGCGACTTTGTGCCTTGCGTGA
- the add gene encoding adenosine deaminase has protein sequence MIDTTLPLTDIHRHLDGNIRPQTILELGRQYNISLPAQSLETLIPHVQVIANEPDLVSFLTKLDWGVKVLASLDACRRVAFENIEDAARNGLHYVELRFSPGYMAMAHQLPVAGVVEAVIDGVREGCRTFGVQAKLIGIMSRTFGEAACQQELEAFLAHRDQITALDLAGDELGFPGSLFLSHFNRARDAGWHITVHAGEAAGPESIWQAIRELGAERIGHGVKAIEDRALMDFLAEQQIGIESCLTSNIQTSTVADLAAHPLKTFLEHGIRASINTDDPGVQGVDIIHEYTVAAPAAGLSREQIRQAQINGLEMAFLSAEEKRALREKVAAK, from the coding sequence ATGATTGATACCACCCTGCCATTAACTGATATCCATCGCCACCTTGATGGCAACATTCGTCCCCAGACCATTCTTGAACTTGGCCGCCAGTATAATATCTCGCTTCCTGCACAATCCCTGGAAACACTGATTCCCCACGTTCAGGTCATTGCCAACGAACCCGATCTGGTGAGCTTTCTGACTAAACTTGACTGGGGCGTTAAAGTTCTCGCCTCTCTTGATGCCTGCCGCCGCGTGGCATTTGAAAACATTGAAGATGCAGCCCGTAACGGCCTGCACTATGTCGAGCTGCGTTTTTCACCAGGCTACATGGCAATGGCACATCAGCTGCCTGTAGCGGGTGTTGTCGAAGCGGTGATCGATGGCGTACGTGAAGGTTGCCGCACCTTTGGTGTGCAGGCGAAGCTTATCGGTATTATGAGCCGGACCTTCGGCGAAGCCGCCTGTCAGCAAGAGCTGGAGGCCTTTTTAGCCCACCGTGACCAGATTACCGCACTTGATTTAGCCGGTGATGAACTTGGTTTCCCGGGAAGTCTGTTCCTTTCTCATTTCAACCGCGCGCGTGATGCGGGCTGGCATATTACCGTCCATGCAGGCGAAGCTGCCGGACCGGAAAGCATCTGGCAGGCGATTCGTGAACTGGGGGCGGAGCGTATTGGACATGGCGTAAAAGCCATTGAAGATCGGGCGCTGATGGATTTTCTCGCCGAGCAACAAATTGGTATTGAATCCTGTCTGACCTCCAATATTCAGACCAGCACCGTGGCGGATCTGGCTGCACATCCGCTGAAAACGTTCCTTGAGCATGGCATTCGTGCCAGCATTAACACTGACGATCCAGGCGTGCAGGGAGTGGATATCATTCACGAATATACCGTTGCCGCGCCAGCTGCTGGGTTATCCCGCGAGCAAATCCGCCAGGCACAGATTAATGGTCTGGAAATGGCTTTCCTCAGCGCAGAGGAAAAACGCGCACTGCGAGAAAAAGTCGCCGCGAAGTAA
- the malY gene encoding bifunctional maltose regulon transcriptional repressor/cystathionine beta-lyase MalY: MFDFSKVVDRHGTWCTQWDYVADRFGTADLLPFTISDMDFATAPCIIEALNQRLIHGVFGYSRWKNDEFLAAIAHWFSTQHYTAIDPQSVVYGPSVIYMVSELIRQWSETGEGVVIHTPAYDAFYKAIEGNQRTVMPVALEKQPDGWFCDMGKLEAVLAKPECKIMLLCSPQNPTGKVWTCDELEIMADLCERHGVRVISDEIHMDMVWGEQPHIPWSNVARGDWALLTSGSKSFNIPALTGAYGIIENSSSRDAYLSALKGRDGLSSPSVLALTAHIAAYQQGAPWLDALRVYLKDNLTYIADKMNAAFPELNWQIPQSTYLAWLDLRPLNIDDNALQKALIEQEKIAIMPGYTYGEEGRGFVRLNAGCPRSKLEKGVAGLINAIRAVG, translated from the coding sequence ATGTTCGATTTTTCAAAGGTCGTGGATCGTCATGGCACATGGTGTACGCAGTGGGATTATGTCGCTGACCGTTTCGGCACTGCTGACCTGTTACCGTTCACGATTTCAGACATGGATTTTGCCACTGCCCCCTGCATTATCGAGGCGCTGAATCAGCGCCTGATACACGGCGTGTTTGGCTACAGCCGCTGGAAAAACGATGAGTTTCTCGCGGCTATTGCCCACTGGTTTTCCACCCAGCATTACACCGCCATCGATCCTCAGTCGGTGGTGTATGGCCCTTCTGTTATCTATATGGTTTCAGAACTGATTCGTCAGTGGTCTGAAACAGGTGAAGGCGTGGTGATCCACACACCCGCCTATGACGCATTTTACAAGGCCATTGAAGGTAACCAGCGCACAGTAATGCCCGTTGCTTTAGAGAAGCAGCCTGACGGCTGGTTTTGCGATATGGGCAAGCTGGAAGCCGTGCTGGCGAAACCAGAATGTAAAATTATGCTCCTGTGTAGCCCACAGAATCCTACCGGGAAAGTGTGGACGTGCGATGAGCTGGAGATCATGGCTGACCTGTGCGAGCGTCATGGTGTGCGGGTTATTTCCGATGAAATCCATATGGATATGGTTTGGGGCGAGCAGCCGCATATTCCCTGGAGTAATGTGGCGCGCGGAGACTGGGCGTTGCTAACGTCGGGATCAAAAAGTTTCAATATTCCCGCCCTGACCGGTGCTTACGGGATTATAGAAAATAGCAGTAGCCGCGATGCCTATTTATCGGCACTGAAAGGACGTGATGGGCTTTCTTCCCCTTCGGTACTGGCGTTAACTGCTCATATCGCCGCCTATCAGCAAGGCGCACCATGGCTGGATGCCTTACGCGTCTATCTGAAAGATAACCTGACGTATATCGCAGATAAAATGAACGCTGCGTTTCCTGAACTCAACTGGCAGATCCCGCAATCCACTTATCTGGCCTGGCTTGATCTACGTCCGTTGAATATTGACGACAACGCGTTGCAAAAAGCGCTTATCGAGCAAGAAAAGATCGCGATCATGCCGGGATATACCTACGGTGAAGAAGGTCGTGGTTTTGTCCGACTCAATGCCGGCTGCCCACGTTCGAAACTGGAAAAAGGTGTGGCTGGATTAATTAACGCCATCCGCGCTGTTGGTTAA
- the malX gene encoding PTS maltose transporter subunit IICB, translating to MTAKTAPKVTLWEFFQQLGKTFMLPVALLSFCGIMLGIGSSLSSHDVITLIPVLGNPVLQAIFTWMSKIGSFAFSFLPVMFCIAIPLGLARENKGVAAFAGFVGYAVMNLAVNFWLTNKGILPTTDAAVLKANNIQSILGIQSIDTGILGAVIAGIIVWMLHERFHNIRLPDALAFFGGTRFVPIISSLVMGLVGLVIPLVWPIFAMGISGLGHMINSAGDFGPMLFGTGERLLLPFGLHHILVALIRFTDAGGTQEVCGQTVSGALTIFQAQLSCPTTHGFSESATRFLSQGKMPAFLGGLPGAALAMYHCARPENRHKIKGLLISGLIACVVGGTTEPLEFLFLFVAPVLYVIHALLTGLGFTVMSVLGVTIGNTDGNIIDFVVFGILHGLSTKWYMVPVVAAIWFVVYYIIFRFAITRFNLKTPGRDSEVASSIEKAVAGAPGKSGYNVPAILEALGGADNIVSLDNCITRLRLSVKDMSLVNVQALKDNRAIGVVQLNQHNLQVVIGPQVQSVKDEMAGLMHTVQA from the coding sequence ATGACGGCGAAAACAGCACCGAAAGTCACGCTGTGGGAGTTCTTCCAGCAGTTAGGCAAAACCTTCATGTTACCCGTGGCATTATTGTCGTTCTGCGGCATTATGCTCGGCATTGGTAGTTCTCTTAGCAGCCATGATGTCATCACCCTGATCCCGGTCCTGGGCAACCCCGTGTTGCAGGCTATCTTTACCTGGATGAGTAAGATTGGCTCGTTTGCTTTTAGTTTCCTGCCAGTCATGTTCTGTATCGCCATCCCGCTGGGTCTGGCACGCGAAAACAAAGGCGTAGCGGCATTCGCTGGCTTCGTCGGTTATGCGGTAATGAACCTCGCGGTAAACTTCTGGTTGACCAATAAAGGCATTCTGCCAACCACGGACGCCGCAGTTCTGAAAGCCAATAACATCCAGAGCATTCTTGGGATCCAGTCGATCGACACCGGGATCCTCGGTGCGGTGATCGCCGGTATTATCGTCTGGATGCTGCATGAGCGATTCCATAATATCCGCCTGCCGGATGCGCTGGCATTCTTCGGCGGTACGCGCTTCGTACCAATCATCTCCTCGCTAGTGATGGGTCTTGTCGGCCTGGTGATTCCATTAGTCTGGCCGATTTTCGCCATGGGTATTAGCGGCTTAGGCCATATGATCAACAGCGCGGGAGATTTCGGACCGATGCTGTTTGGTACCGGTGAACGTCTGCTGTTGCCGTTTGGTCTGCATCACATTCTGGTGGCATTAATTCGCTTTACCGACGCAGGCGGCACGCAGGAAGTCTGCGGTCAAACCGTCAGCGGTGCACTGACCATCTTCCAGGCGCAATTGAGTTGCCCAACCACTCACGGTTTTTCTGAAAGCGCCACGCGTTTCCTTTCGCAAGGTAAAATGCCTGCGTTTCTCGGCGGTCTGCCAGGTGCAGCGTTAGCTATGTATCACTGTGCGCGCCCGGAAAATCGCCATAAAATTAAAGGTCTGCTGATTTCTGGCCTGATCGCCTGTGTCGTTGGCGGCACGACCGAACCGCTGGAATTCCTGTTCCTGTTCGTAGCGCCAGTTCTGTATGTCATCCACGCGCTGTTAACCGGCCTCGGCTTCACTGTCATGTCTGTGCTCGGCGTCACCATCGGTAATACCGACGGCAATATCATCGACTTTGTGGTGTTCGGTATTTTGCATGGTCTGTCAACCAAGTGGTACATGGTGCCAGTAGTGGCGGCAATCTGGTTTGTCGTTTACTACATCATCTTCCGTTTCGCTATCACCCGCTTCAATCTCAAAACCCCGGGGCGCGATAGTGAAGTTGCCAGTTCAATCGAAAAAGCCGTTGCCGGTGCGCCGGGTAAATCAGGTTACAACGTTCCGGCAATCCTCGAAGCCTTAGGCGGTGCCGACAATATTGTCAGCCTCGATAACTGCATTACGCGTCTGCGTTTGTCTGTAAAAGATATGTCGCTTGTTAATGTGCAGGCACTGAAGGACAATCGGGCAATTGGCGTAGTACAACTTAATCAACATAACCTGCAGGTTGTTATCGGGCCACAAGTTCAGTCAGTAAAAGATGAAATGGCCGGTCTGATGCATACTGTCCAGGCATAA
- the malI gene encoding mal regulon transcriptional regulator MalI — protein MATAKKITIHDVALAAGVSVSTVSLVLSGKGRISTATGERVNAAIEELGFVRNRQASALRGGQSGVIGLIVRDLSAPFYAELTAGLTEALEAQGRMVFLLHGGKDGEQLAQRFSLLLNQGVDGVVIAGAAGSSDDLRRIAEEKAIPVIFASRASYLDDVDTVRPDNMQAAQLLTEHLIRNGHQRIAWLGGQSSSLTRAERVGGYCATLLKFGLPFHSDWVLECTSSQKQAAEAITALLRHNPTISAVVCYNETIAMGAWFGLLKAGRQSGESGVDRYFEQQVSLAAFTDATPTTLDDIPVTWASTPARELGTTLADRMMQKITHEETHSSNLIIPARLIAEK, from the coding sequence ATGGCTACCGCCAAAAAAATAACCATTCATGATGTTGCGCTGGCTGCGGGCGTGTCGGTAAGTACCGTTTCGCTGGTGCTTAGTGGCAAAGGGCGAATCTCTACCGCCACAGGAGAACGCGTTAACGCCGCCATTGAAGAGCTGGGATTTGTGCGCAATCGCCAGGCGTCGGCGCTGCGCGGCGGGCAAAGCGGCGTCATTGGTTTGATCGTCCGTGATTTATCTGCGCCGTTTTACGCCGAATTGACGGCCGGATTGACGGAAGCTCTGGAAGCGCAGGGACGGATGGTTTTTTTGCTTCACGGCGGTAAAGACGGCGAGCAGCTGGCACAGCGGTTTTCACTATTACTGAATCAGGGTGTCGATGGTGTGGTCATTGCCGGGGCTGCAGGAAGCAGCGATGACCTGCGACGGATAGCAGAAGAAAAAGCTATCCCGGTGATTTTCGCTTCCCGTGCCAGTTATCTTGATGACGTTGATACGGTTCGCCCGGACAACATGCAGGCTGCACAGTTGTTGACGGAGCATCTCATTCGCAATGGGCATCAGCGTATCGCCTGGCTGGGAGGACAAAGTTCCTCATTAACCCGGGCAGAACGGGTGGGGGGCTATTGTGCGACTCTACTAAAATTTGGCCTGCCGTTTCACAGCGATTGGGTGCTGGAGTGCACTTCCAGCCAGAAGCAAGCCGCGGAAGCTATCACGGCGCTTTTACGTCATAACCCGACCATCAGCGCCGTGGTTTGCTATAACGAAACTATTGCGATGGGGGCATGGTTTGGTTTGCTGAAAGCAGGAAGGCAAAGCGGGGAAAGCGGAGTCGATCGTTACTTTGAGCAACAGGTTTCGCTGGCGGCATTTACCGATGCAACGCCAACCACACTTGATGATATACCCGTTACCTGGGCCAGCACGCCAGCGCGGGAACTTGGTACCACACTTGCGGATCGCATGATGCAAAAAATCACCCATGAAGAGACGCATTCTAGCAATCTTATTATTCCTGCCCGGCTCATTGCGGAGAAATAA
- the hdhA gene encoding 7-alpha-hydroxysteroid dehydrogenase, producing the protein MFNSDNLRLDGKCAIITGAGAGIGKEIAITFATAGASVVVSDINADAANHVVNEIQQLGGQAFACRCDITSEQELSALADFAVSKLGKVDILVNNAGGGGPKPFDMPMADFRRAYELNVFSFFHLSQLVAPEMEKNGGGVILTITSMAAENKNINMTSYASSKAAASHLVRNMAFDLGEKNIRVNGIAPGAILTDALKSVITPEIEQKMLQHTPIRRLGQPQDIANAALFLCSPAASWVSGQILTVSGGGVQELN; encoded by the coding sequence GTGTTTAATTCTGACAACCTGAGACTCGACGGAAAATGCGCCATCATTACAGGTGCGGGTGCAGGTATTGGTAAAGAAATCGCCATTACATTCGCGACAGCTGGCGCATCTGTGGTGGTCAGTGATATTAACGCCGATGCAGCTAATCATGTTGTAAATGAAATTCAACAACTGGGTGGTCAGGCATTTGCCTGCCGCTGCGATATTACTTCCGAACAGGAACTCTCTGCACTGGCAGACTTTGCCGTCAGTAAGTTGGGTAAAGTTGATATCCTGGTTAACAACGCCGGTGGCGGTGGGCCTAAACCGTTTGATATGCCAATGGCAGATTTTCGCCGCGCTTATGAACTGAATGTATTTTCTTTTTTCCATCTGTCACAACTTGTTGCGCCAGAAATGGAAAAAAATGGCGGTGGCGTTATTCTGACCATTACTTCTATGGCGGCAGAAAATAAAAATATAAACATGACCTCCTATGCATCATCTAAAGCTGCGGCCAGTCATCTGGTCAGAAATATGGCGTTTGACCTGGGTGAAAAAAATATTCGGGTGAATGGCATTGCACCGGGGGCAATATTAACCGATGCCCTGAAATCCGTTATTACACCAGAGATTGAACAGAAAATGTTGCAACACACACCAATCAGACGTCTGGGCCAACCGCAAGATATTGCTAACGCGGCGCTGTTCCTTTGCTCGCCTGCAGCCAGCTGGGTAAGCGGACAAATTCTCACCGTCTCCGGTGGTGGGGTACAGGAACTCAATTAA
- the uidR gene encoding DNA-binding transcriptional regulator UidR, whose product MMDNMQTEAQPTRTRILNAAREIFSENGFHSASMKAICKSCAISPGTLYHHFISKEALIQAIILQDQERALARFREPIEGIHFVDYMVESIVSLTHEAFGQRALVVEIMAEGMRNPQVAAMLKNKHMTITEFVAQRMRDAQQKGEISPDINTAMTSRLLLDLTYGVLADIEAEDLAREASFAQGLRAMIGGILTAS is encoded by the coding sequence ATGATGGATAACATGCAGACTGAAGCACAACCGACACGGACCCGGATCCTCAATGCTGCCAGAGAGATTTTTTCAGAAAATGGATTTCACAGTGCCTCGATGAAAGCCATCTGTAAATCCTGCGCCATTAGTCCCGGGACGCTCTATCACCATTTCATCTCCAAAGAAGCCTTGATTCAGGCGATTATCTTACAGGACCAGGAGAGGGCGCTGGCCCGTTTCCGGGAACCGATTGAAGGGATTCATTTCGTTGACTATATGGTCGAGTCTATTGTCTCTCTCACCCATGAAGCCTTTGGGCAACGAGCGCTGGTGGTCGAAATTATGGCGGAAGGGATGCGTAACCCACAGGTCGCCGCCATGCTTAAAAATAAGCATATGACGATCACGGAATTTGTTGCCCAGCGGATGCGTGATGCCCAGCAAAAAGGCGAGATAAGCCCAGATATCAACACGGCAATGACTTCACGTTTACTGCTGGATCTGACCTACGGTGTACTGGCCGATATCGAAGCGGAAGATCTGGCGCGTGAAGCGTCGTTTGCTCAGGGATTACGCGCGATGATTGGCGGTATATTAACCGCATCCTGA